One Archocentrus centrarchus isolate MPI-CPG fArcCen1 chromosome 10, fArcCen1, whole genome shotgun sequence genomic region harbors:
- the b4galt7 gene encoding beta-1,4-galactosyltransferase 7, giving the protein MMYSSRRKPVLYFREERRFLSSKCTVYKLFGLCMVLVFVSLLWLQLSCSGDVSTIHGERCTPQQPAPPCPANGQTSGADDPSWGPHKLAIIVPFRERFEELLVFVPFIHTFLSKKKIRHKILVINQVDHYRFNRASLINVGYLESGNDTDYLAMHDVDLLPLNEALDYGFPEDGPFHVASPELHPLYHYKTYVGGILLLTKKHYHMCNGMSNRFWGWGREDDEFYRRLRKAELQLFRPSGITTGYKTFMHIHDPAWRKRDQKRVAAQKQEQFKVDPEGGLTNLRYEVDSRQELIISGAPCTIINTRLECDQSQTPWCLLG; this is encoded by the exons ATGATGTATTCATCCAGGAGGAAGCCCGTGCTTTACTTCAGAGAGGAGCGCAG GTTCCTGTCCAGTAAATGCACTGTCTACAAGCTGTTCGGCCTCTGCATGGTGCTGGTGTTCGTCTCTCTGCTctggctgcagctcagctgtTCTGGTGATGTGTCCACTATACACGGAGAGCGATGCACGCCTCAGCAGCCAGCGCCACCCTGCCCAGCCAACGGTCAGACATCCGGGGCGGATGACCCGTCCTGGGGGCCTCACAAACTTGCCATCATCGTTCCCTTCAGAGAGCGCTTTGAggagctgcttgtgtttgttcccttcattcacacattcctCAGCAAGAAGAAGATCCGCCACAAGATCCTCGTCATCAACCAGGTGGATCACTACAG aTTTAATCGGGCATCTCTGATCAATGTGGGTTACTTGGAGAGTGGTAACGACACCGACTACCTGGCCATGCACGACGTGGACCTGCTTCCCCTGAACGAGGCTCTGGATTACGGCTTCCCCGAGGACGGACCATTCCACGTGGCCTCGCCAGAGCTTCACCCACTCTACCATTACAAGACGTATGTGGGAGGAATCCTGTTGCTCACCAAGAAGCATTACCACATG tGTAACGGCATGTCGAACCGGTTCTGGGGTTGGGGCCGAGAGGACGACGAGTTCTACAGACGGCTGAGAAAAGCCGAGTTACAG ctgtTCAGACCGAGTGGCATCACCACAGGATACAAAACCTTCATGCACATCCACGACCCAGCCTGGAGGAAGAGGGACCAGAAACGGGTCGCAGCTCAGAAGCAG GAGCAGTTTAAGGTGGATCCAGAGGGGGGGCTGACTAATCTTCGTTACGAGGTGGATTCCCGACAGGAGTTGATCATCAGTGGTGCCCCCTGCACCATCATCAACACCAGACTAGAGTGCGACCAGAGCCAGACGCCCTGGTGTCTTCTGGGATAG